A window of Roseateles sp. XES5 genomic DNA:
GGAGAGCACGACGAGGATGACGAGCATCCAGACCATGGTCTCGCCGAGGCCCAGCAGATAGGTGCTCCAGTCAGGCGTCGCGCTCATGGGAATCCAGGCGGGATCGACCGGCGCCGAGAGCCAGCCGGTGACCGAGAGAACCTGGTGCAGCAGAAAGGCATAGAGCAGGCCGCCGAAGAAGCGCAGTGCCGTCGTGGCGACCATGCCGGGACCCGCCTGCTGGATGATCTTCTGCTCGATGGGAAGGGCATGGGCGAAGAGGATGAGCGCCGAGAAGATCGTGACATCGGCGACGCTGAGCGAGGAGACGGGAACGAGCGTGAAGATCAGCGGGACGGCGCCCCAGATGCCGATAAGCATGCCGGTCAGCCAGGCAAGGCCGAGTTCCGGCGGCAACCCGACGAGGTTCATGACGGGGGCGAAGACGGGCGTGATGGCCTCGATCACCCCCATCCGCGACAACAGCTCCGTCAGGAGCGCGATCGGGACGGTGATGCGGACAAGCACCCAGTAGATTTCGAGGGTCTGCCTGGTTTTTTGCAGGGCTGAGGTCAACAATGGCATTGGTCGGCTCCTTCCGGTTGCCCTCTTCCTAACCCGAACCGTCTCGCAGTTTTGGTCAAAGATTGCAGTTCTTTGCAATTTTATTGCAAAGATGTCTCCGGCTTCTATGCTGGCCGGATGGACCGCATCGACCGCAAGCTTCTGAACCTCCTGCAACGCGACGCATCGCGCACCAATGTCGACCTGGCGGACGAGGTGGGCCTGTCGCCTTCGAGCTGCCTGCGCCGCATGCAAAGGCTGCGGAAAACCGGCGTGATCGACCGTATCGTCGCGATCCTGAACCCGGCCAGGGCCGGGCGCACCATCAAGGCGCTGGTCACGGTGGAACTGAAACTGCACGGCGAACAGCACATGCGCCGCTTCCTGGACATCGCCGTCGCCGAAGAGGCCGTGTCGCAGGCCTATGCCGTCACCGGCGAAACCGATGTCGTCCTGATGCTGTGGCTGCGCGATATGGAAGAATATGTCGCGCTGTGCGACAGGCTCTTCAGCGACCAGCACAACGTCGCCCGCTTCTTCACCATGGTGGTGATGCGAACGGCGAAGGACGAAACCGCCATCCGTCTTTGACCGGGCCGCGCCTGCCCGGCACTTTTTGGATCCGGAACATTTTTGGACACGGTCTCTTGCCAGAGCGCGATCTTGCCTGCTGACTGTGCGCCAGGACGCATTTGCGAGAGGCCGGACATGCTCCATCATATCGAGATCTACGTTTCCAACCTCGACATATCCCATGCCTTCTGGACATCCCTTCTCGGCCAGATCGGCTATGAGGAAAGCGGGCGCTGGGACGACGGCTTCACGCTGGCCCATGGAGACGAGGCCTACCTGACCTTCGTGCAGGTCGCCGACAGGCATGCCGATCGCGGCTATCACCGCTGCGCCGTCGGCCTCAATCATCTGGCCTTCCGCGTCGAGGATAGAAAGACCGTCGACCGGCTGAGGGAGTTCTGCCGGGCGAACGGCGTTTCCTGCCTCTATGACGAGAGATATCCGTTCGCCAATGGCGGGCGCGATTATTATGCGCTCTTCATCGAGGATCCGGACCGGATCAAGGTCGAGTTCGTCGCGGACCCGATTTAGGCGGGCAAAAAATCGCCCGCAAAACCTTCGTCTTGCGGGCGATGTTCGTATCGGTCGGCCGGGTCGGTCAGGCTGCGCGGTAGACCGCATGCTCCTCCGCCTCGAGGCGGAACTGTTCGACCAGCATCATCAGCGTATCGGCATCGCCGGCAAGCTTGCGGCTCGCCGTGGTGGTGAGATCGACCATCGAGGCGTTCTGCTGGGTCATCTGGTCCATCTGGTTGACGGAGCCGTTGACCTCCTGCAGCGCCGCCGCCTGGTCGCGGCTCGCCGTCGCCATCATGTCCACATGCTGGCTGACGGTGACGATCTGCTGGCTGATCGAGGCAAGCACCGCGCCCGTCTCCTGCACGAGGTGGGAACCGGCGCTGACTTCGCTCGTCGACTTCTCGATGAGGCCCTTGATCTCGCGGGCGGCGCTCGCCGAACGCTGGGCGAGTTCGCGCACTTCCTGGGCGACGACGGCAAAGCCCTTGCCCGCCTCGCCGGCGCGCGCGGCCTCGATGGCCGCATTGATGGCCAGCAGATTGGTCTGGCGCGCGATGTCCGAGATCATCTCGATGATCTGCTCGATCTGGCGCGAGGCGCCCTCGATGCGGCCCATGGCGGCGATCGCGTTGTTGACGACCGCGGCAGAGCTGTCGGCGCTGCGCTTGGTCGTGCCGACCACGAGGTTCGCCTCATGTGCCCGCTCGGCGGAGGAGCGCACGGTCGCCGTGATCTGTTCGACGGCGGCGGCCGTTTCCTCCAGCGAGGAGGCCTGCGATTCGGTGCGCTTGGACAGCGCATCGGCCGATTGCAGCATGTCCGAACCGCTGCGCTGGATCGACAGCGCGTTGTTGCGTATCTGGCCGAGCGTATCCTGAAGACGTTCCAGCGAGACGTTGAAGTCGCGGCGCAACTGTTCGAGGCGGCCGGAGAACGGCGTGTCGATCTGGCGCGACAGGTCGCCGGCCGCAAGGCGGCCGAGGCCGGCGGCAAGGGCGCTGACGGCAAAGTCGATCTCGGCGTCGAGGCTCTGCTTTTCGGCATCGTTGCGGGCGCGCTCGGCTTCCGCCGTGGCGCGCTGCTGTTCGCTTTCCGATTCGATGCGGATCTTCGACAGGGCGTTCTCCTTGAAGACGCCGAGGGCGCGGGCCATGTCGCCGATCTCGTCGGCGCGCCCTTCGCCGGAAATGCCGGTGTCGAGGAAACCGTCGGCCAGGCGGCGCATGGCGCCGGTGATCTGGCCGATCGGGCCCTTCAGCGTCAGCACCAGCGCGATGCCGGCGAGGATGGCGATGGCGGCGCCTGCCACGGTGGCGAAGATCGAGACCTGGTTGGCCTTTTCACGCTCGGTGCCGGCGCTTGCCTTCTGTTCCTCGGCAAACTGGCTGAGGAGGTTCCAGATCGTATCGATCGACTGGCCGGCGGCGTCGAAATCGGCGGCGCGCTCGGTGCTGATCTTCACCAGCTCAGCGCTGTCGGCCTCGATGCGCTCGATCAGCGGCTTCAGCGTCTCGTCGACCTTGTCGAAGAAGGGCAGGCCGCTGGCGCTGCCGCGCAGGCCGTTCATGTCGATGCGCAGGATCGAGAGGTTGCCGAGCAGCTTGACACGGTTCTGCACCGAGGTCTGGCCGAGGAAGCGGGCGGCGGCGACTTCGATGTCGTCGATGGAGGACACCAGCTTGCGCGTGGAGCTCAGAACCGCTTCGGACTTGATGATCGGTGCGTCGAGCTCGTTGAAGATGCGGGTCGCTTCACGCATCTTTTCGGCGGCCGCGCCCTGCATCTGGATGGTGACCTGGCGGAAGCGGTTCACGCGGCGCGCGATTTCCGGCACCGTGACGCTCGCCGGATCGGACGAATTGAGATAGGCGCCGAGTTCGTCGATCGTGTTGCGGATGGTGATGGACACGACCTTCTGGTTCTTCGGCAGGATCATGGCGATCGAGCGTTCGGTCTTGGAGAAGAAGGGATAACGCTCCTTGACGATCTTGAGCTGATCCTCCGGCGTCGCGCCGCGGCTGAACTCGGAGAGGAATTCGCCGAAGAACTTGCTGGCGGCGGTCAGGCGCTCGGCCTCGCGCAGCATGCTCTTGGCGGCATTCTCGTTCTGGCGCACCGTGCGCTGGAGCTTCGTCGCCTCGTCGAGGATCTTCACCTGCTCGCTGGTCAGCGTGTTCAGGTTCTTGTCCATCGTGTCATGCAGGGCGACTTCCTTCTGGTAGAGCGACCAGAGCCCGTCCATGCGCGCTTCGATATCCTTGGTCTGGGCCTGAGCGTCCATCAGCTTGGACTTGTCGGCATCCGGCGCAAGGCCGTCCATCGTGTCCTGCAGCACCTCGACCTGCGCGGTCAGGCGCTCATGCACGCCGTTGCGGCTTTCCTCGCTGGTGTTCTGCAGGAAGCGGTTCATGCCGGCATAGACATCCTTGAAGCCGCTCAGCGACTGGAGGACGCTGTTGGAAATCTCCATGCGGCCCTGAAGCAGGCCCGAGGCGTAAAGCCCGGTGAAGCCCACGGCGCAGATGCTGAGCACGAAAGGCAGAATGAAAACCAGAACCTTGGTCTGGATCTTGAAACGCGCAAGAATTCTATCGATGAACATAGCGGAACATCCGTTGTCGGCGTGCTCCACCCCTGCCCTTTTTAGGGCCTCCCCAGGATTCGGACGCCGGATTACCGACTGTCATGCGGCCGCAATGCCGCCTATCCGGGAGTGCATTCATTGCCGGCCGTGTCTGCACCATGGCGACTCGGCCTCCGGACCTCAATCCGGGGATCATCGGCGGCAATCTTTAAAATTCCATCACCGCTTTAAACCGATTTATGACCAGTCGGAAGCGTCAGAACACGGCAAGCGCGAAGCCGACAATGAGGCTCGCGGCAAGGGTGCAATTCAGGGTGATGAAGAGCAGCCGGCGACGGCTTTCCTCTGCTGCGACGGCGATGGCGACGGCACGGGCGGGACGACGTCCTTGAGGCATCAGCACTACTCCATTACGCGGTGGCGCAGCCCGGACGATCCGGCCGGCCGGCTCCTGTCACGCTGTCTCCGCCCAAAGGCCGGAAACGCCGACATCGGCCAGCATCCGCCCCGACATCTTAAAGGACGGTAAAGACGGCGACGCCAATCAGGCGTCCTGGCCTGCCGCATGGCCGGAGGCCCAGGCCCACTGGAAATTATAGCCGCCGAGCCAGCCCGTCACGTCCACCGCCTCGCCGATGACATAGAGCCCCGGCACCGCCTTCGCCGCCATGGTGCGGGAATCGAGCGACGCCGTGTCGACGCCGCCGAGCGTGACCTCGGCCGTCCGATAGCCCTCGGAGCCCGGCGGGCGGAACCGCCAGTCCCTGAGGCGCTGGACGAGCGCATCGATGCGCTTGCCCGGCTGCTCGGCGAGCGGCCCGTCGATGCCGAGATCAGTGACGAAAAGCTGCGCCAGTTTCTTCGGCATGTGTTCAGCAAGCACCGTCTGCAGGGCCTGCCGGCCGTTCTGCTTTCGCGCCGCGGCGATGACGGTGGCAAAATCCACGTCGGGCCGGATATGAAGGGCGATTTCCTCACCCTCCCGCCAGTAGGAGGATATCTGCAGGATGGCGGGGCCGCTGAGGCCGCGATGCGTGAAGAGCGCGGCCTCCCGGAATTCCGTCTTGCCGTGGCGGGCGACGACATCGACCGACACGCCCGGCAGGCCCTCATGGGCGGCGAGCGTCGCGGGGTCGAGCATCAGCGGCACGAGGCCGGCGCGGGTTTCCGTGACCTTCAGGCCGAACTGTTCGGCAATGCGATAGGCAAGGCCCGTCGCGCCCATCTTCGGGATCGACTTGCCACCCGTGGCGACGACCAGCGCGGCGGCTTCCACCGTGCCCGCCTCCGTGACGACGCGGAATGCATGGCCATCATGCTCGACCGACGCGACGGGCGTGGAGAGCCGGAGCTCCGCCCCCACCGCCTTCATCTCGGCAAGCAGCATGGCCACGATATCCTTCGCCGAGTTGTCGCAGAACAGTTGGCCGAGCGTCTTCTCATGCCAGGGAATGCGGTGGCGCTCGACGAGATCGAGGAAATCGCGCGGGGTATAGCGGGCGAGCGCCGACTTGCAGAAATGCGGATTGGCCGAGAGGAAATTCTTCGGGCCGGCATGGATATTGGTGAAGTTGCAGCGGCCGCCGCCGGAGATGCGGATCTT
This region includes:
- a CDS encoding nucleoside recognition domain-containing protein gives rise to the protein MPLLTSALQKTRQTLEIYWVLVRITVPIALLTELLSRMGVIEAITPVFAPVMNLVGLPPELGLAWLTGMLIGIWGAVPLIFTLVPVSSLSVADVTIFSALILFAHALPIEQKIIQQAGPGMVATTALRFFGGLLYAFLLHQVLSVTGWLSAPVDPAWIPMSATPDWSTYLLGLGETMVWMLVILVVLSWSLEVLKVTGALGLLMKALSPVLRLAGIRGEAEHLTAVGLFLGISYGAGLLIREAQSGAISPRQIFLSCVLMGFAHSVIEDTLIVISLGADVYGVLVGRVVFAVAATAAIALLLRRLSDRTFFAQMFRPVPVKAEG
- a CDS encoding Lrp/AsnC family transcriptional regulator, whose product is MDRIDRKLLNLLQRDASRTNVDLADEVGLSPSSCLRRMQRLRKTGVIDRIVAILNPARAGRTIKALVTVELKLHGEQHMRRFLDIAVAEEAVSQAYAVTGETDVVLMLWLRDMEEYVALCDRLFSDQHNVARFFTMVVMRTAKDETAIRL
- a CDS encoding VOC family protein, with translation MLHHIEIYVSNLDISHAFWTSLLGQIGYEESGRWDDGFTLAHGDEAYLTFVQVADRHADRGYHRCAVGLNHLAFRVEDRKTVDRLREFCRANGVSCLYDERYPFANGGRDYYALFIEDPDRIKVEFVADPI
- a CDS encoding methyl-accepting chemotaxis protein, producing the protein MFIDRILARFKIQTKVLVFILPFVLSICAVGFTGLYASGLLQGRMEISNSVLQSLSGFKDVYAGMNRFLQNTSEESRNGVHERLTAQVEVLQDTMDGLAPDADKSKLMDAQAQTKDIEARMDGLWSLYQKEVALHDTMDKNLNTLTSEQVKILDEATKLQRTVRQNENAAKSMLREAERLTAASKFFGEFLSEFSRGATPEDQLKIVKERYPFFSKTERSIAMILPKNQKVVSITIRNTIDELGAYLNSSDPASVTVPEIARRVNRFRQVTIQMQGAAAEKMREATRIFNELDAPIIKSEAVLSSTRKLVSSIDDIEVAAARFLGQTSVQNRVKLLGNLSILRIDMNGLRGSASGLPFFDKVDETLKPLIERIEADSAELVKISTERAADFDAAGQSIDTIWNLLSQFAEEQKASAGTEREKANQVSIFATVAGAAIAILAGIALVLTLKGPIGQITGAMRRLADGFLDTGISGEGRADEIGDMARALGVFKENALSKIRIESESEQQRATAEAERARNDAEKQSLDAEIDFAVSALAAGLGRLAAGDLSRQIDTPFSGRLEQLRRDFNVSLERLQDTLGQIRNNALSIQRSGSDMLQSADALSKRTESQASSLEETAAAVEQITATVRSSAERAHEANLVVGTTKRSADSSAAVVNNAIAAMGRIEGASRQIEQIIEMISDIARQTNLLAINAAIEAARAGEAGKGFAVVAQEVRELAQRSASAAREIKGLIEKSTSEVSAGSHLVQETGAVLASISQQIVTVSQHVDMMATASRDQAAALQEVNGSVNQMDQMTQQNASMVDLTTTASRKLAGDADTLMMLVEQFRLEAEEHAVYRAA
- a CDS encoding NAD(P)/FAD-dependent oxidoreductase, with the protein product MAERKRRTGIAYVAERQDVVIIGAGAAGMMCAIEAGRRGRRVLVLDHARAPGEKIRISGGGRCNFTNIHAGPKNFLSANPHFCKSALARYTPRDFLDLVERHRIPWHEKTLGQLFCDNSAKDIVAMLLAEMKAVGAELRLSTPVASVEHDGHAFRVVTEAGTVEAAALVVATGGKSIPKMGATGLAYRIAEQFGLKVTETRAGLVPLMLDPATLAAHEGLPGVSVDVVARHGKTEFREAALFTHRGLSGPAILQISSYWREGEEIALHIRPDVDFATVIAAARKQNGRQALQTVLAEHMPKKLAQLFVTDLGIDGPLAEQPGKRIDALVQRLRDWRFRPPGSEGYRTAEVTLGGVDTASLDSRTMAAKAVPGLYVIGEAVDVTGWLGGYNFQWAWASGHAAGQDA